The nucleotide sequence GGCATTCTAATAGAATATGCAAAAAACAACGAATAGGTTAAAAGGAGAAGAATTGATTAAAGCTATAAAGGAAGCTCAAAAAGACCCGGAGTTTATTAAAGAAATAAACAAATTTATTAAAGTTACAACTAGTTAAAATTCGTATTTTACTCTCAGATCTGAATATTTCCAAAAGTTAGGGTGCCATGCTCCTTCTTTCAGTGTTATATGCCTATAGGCTTTCATAGCCGGCTTACTTAACATAGTTGTTGAATCATCAGAAACTACAACATCCAATTTATAGAAACTAGCACAGGCAACAATAGTAAAATCAACATCTATATTGGTTTCTTTCCAACTTCTTATTCCCCCGAATTCCCTATAGGCATTGTAGAATTTTAAAGCCAGCCTGTTAATTTGAATTGAATCCTTCAGGTACCTTCCTTTCGTTAACTCGTCATACAGGCCTAAAAGGAGGTTTCTTTTCCTTAATTTGCCTAGCCTTTCGTTCTTTGGCGTGTCTCTTAATTCTTTTCTTATTGGCTGAAAACCGTATATAACAAAATCTTTATCTTTTTCAATCTTTTCTCTTATTACATCTATCTCTTTCTCTTTGATTAATAAGCCATAAACATTAGTATCAAATATTACCCTTAACATTTGTGATTATAGTAAGTCCCCCGATTAATAAACTTTGCTAAACCGAGTAACAAACAGATTTCTCTTTTTCACAATTTTGAACAGAAAACTTTAATTGTTTTTCTGTTCACGGAATTGCACAGTGCATTTTTTCGTCTTTTTCTTACGTTTTTCGTACCAAAATCGAAACCTTTATATATGATTTCGTATTCCCGAGGCTTATGGATGCGGTGGATCACAGGATAATTCAGATGCTCAAGGAAGACGCAAGAATGCCTTTTCTGCAGATAGCCAAAAAGCTGAAAGTCAGCGAAGGCACAATAAGGAAAAGGGTTGCAAAGATGATCAATGAGGGCGTTATAAAAAAATTCACAGCTGTTTTGTCAGGCGAAGCCACTGTGATAATTGAAGTTTCAACGCATTCAGGAAGGCCGACGCAGCAGATCGCAAGGCAGATCAGAAAAATGAATGTTGACGAGATATATGAAGTTGCAGGCCGCTATTCGATATTTGTGACAGTCAAGAGAAACAGCCTTAATGAGGTGAATG is from Candidatus Woesearchaeota archaeon and encodes:
- a CDS encoding Lrp/AsnC family transcriptional regulator, whose amino-acid sequence is MDAVDHRIIQMLKEDARMPFLQIAKKLKVSEGTIRKRVAKMINEGVIKKFTAVLSGEATVIIEVSTHSGRPTQQIARQIRKMNVDEIYEVAGRYSIFVTVKRNSLNEVNDIVEAIRALPGVIQTETFPVLKED